Proteins encoded together in one Dechloromonas sp. HYN0024 window:
- a CDS encoding TonB C-terminal domain-containing protein: MSQHENEEKADRRKLIIMAVVVVVIVALVGWGLYGMFGGKSATTKKPPKISLIPNTPPPPPPPPPKEEKRPEPPKEQKEVKMNEDKKEQPPADPSLKMEGAAGDGPSMFAAGKVTSEDLSRVGAGTGGGLVNPFNTYAMSIKGELQRHLAKRPELKRRQYKVDLLLWVADDGRLKHYELVGSSKDDETDESIRAVLATFATFSEPPPAKMPLPIKLRIVASGRG, from the coding sequence ATGTCCCAACACGAGAATGAAGAGAAAGCGGATCGCCGCAAGTTGATCATCATGGCCGTGGTCGTCGTGGTTATCGTGGCGCTTGTCGGCTGGGGACTCTATGGAATGTTTGGCGGCAAAAGTGCCACCACCAAGAAGCCACCCAAGATATCGCTGATTCCCAACACGCCACCACCACCGCCTCCACCGCCGCCCAAGGAAGAAAAGCGCCCGGAACCTCCCAAGGAGCAAAAGGAGGTGAAGATGAACGAGGACAAGAAGGAGCAGCCTCCGGCCGACCCCTCCCTGAAAATGGAAGGCGCCGCTGGCGACGGCCCCAGCATGTTCGCGGCCGGCAAGGTGACGAGCGAAGACCTCAGTCGCGTTGGGGCCGGCACGGGCGGCGGTCTGGTGAATCCGTTCAACACCTACGCCATGTCCATCAAGGGCGAGTTGCAGCGCCATCTGGCCAAGCGCCCAGAACTGAAGCGCCGCCAGTACAAGGTTGATCTCCTGCTCTGGGTCGCCGACGACGGCCGCCTAAAGCATTACGAGTTGGTCGGTTCGTCGAAAGATGATGAGACCGATGAATCCATACGGGCAGTCCTCGCCACGTTTGCCACATTTTCCGAACCACCGCCGGCAAAAATGCCGCTTCCGATAAAACTGCGTATCGTGGCCAGTGGCCGCGGGTAA
- a CDS encoding undecaprenyl-phosphate glucose phosphotransferase codes for MFTTLNRQTNVFHSQLSILSLIGMLLEPTVILAVLLGSATVFDYGIDAPYVLLGLIVFSMTFPGTSRIETRFRRVVREVVFGWLTLVLMLLFFGISSGYIRLFGQEALLVWFVATPIILVIAHELVRQIAFRILSQHENRHLAIVVGMTEIGLRLANQFQNNPFHGTQLLGFFDDRGRDRLDNAGAQERLLGTINQLADFVKEHRIDHIYITLPMASQPRILTLLDQLRDTTVSIFFAPDIFLTDLIQGRMDSVGGMPVVAVCETPFTGVSGLIKRSSDIVLSILILIMISPLLLVIAAGVKLGSPGPILFKQRRYGVDGQEIVVYKFRSMTVCEDGAQITQATRNDQRITRFGSFLRRSSLDELPQFVNVLQGRMSIVGPRPHAVAHNELYRKVIKGYMIRHKVKPGITGWAQVNGYRGETDTVDKMQKRVDYDLEYLRTWSIGMDLWIIVKTVLVVFRDKHAY; via the coding sequence ATGTTCACCACCCTAAACAGACAAACTAACGTATTTCACTCACAGCTGAGCATTTTGTCGCTGATCGGGATGCTGCTTGAGCCGACCGTTATTCTGGCCGTACTGCTGGGCAGCGCGACGGTTTTCGACTACGGCATCGACGCCCCTTACGTTCTGCTTGGTCTTATCGTCTTTTCGATGACATTCCCCGGCACCTCGCGGATAGAGACACGATTTCGACGGGTTGTACGCGAAGTGGTCTTCGGCTGGCTGACGCTGGTTCTGATGCTCCTGTTTTTCGGCATATCGAGTGGCTACATCCGTCTGTTTGGCCAGGAAGCCCTGTTGGTCTGGTTCGTCGCCACGCCGATCATTCTGGTCATCGCCCATGAACTGGTGCGCCAGATTGCTTTCCGCATCCTCAGCCAGCATGAAAACAGGCATTTGGCGATTGTCGTCGGCATGACTGAAATCGGTTTGCGTCTGGCAAACCAGTTTCAAAACAATCCTTTCCATGGCACCCAGCTGCTCGGATTCTTTGACGACCGGGGTCGCGACCGCCTTGATAACGCCGGTGCCCAGGAAAGGCTGCTCGGGACCATCAACCAGCTGGCCGATTTCGTCAAGGAACATCGCATCGATCACATCTACATCACCCTGCCGATGGCCTCGCAGCCGCGAATCCTGACGCTGCTCGATCAATTGCGCGACACCACGGTATCGATCTTTTTCGCTCCCGACATTTTTCTCACCGACCTGATTCAGGGTCGGATGGACAGCGTTGGCGGCATGCCGGTGGTGGCTGTCTGCGAAACGCCGTTTACCGGGGTCAGCGGGCTGATCAAGCGCTCCAGCGACATTGTCCTGTCAATTCTGATCCTGATCATGATTTCACCGCTGCTGCTGGTGATTGCCGCAGGCGTCAAGCTCGGCTCGCCAGGGCCGATCCTGTTCAAGCAGCGGCGTTACGGTGTCGATGGGCAGGAAATCGTGGTTTACAAGTTCCGATCAATGACAGTTTGCGAAGATGGTGCCCAGATCACCCAGGCAACCCGAAATGACCAGCGCATTACGCGCTTTGGCAGCTTTCTGCGCCGGAGTTCACTTGACGAGTTGCCACAGTTCGTCAATGTGCTGCAGGGCCGCATGAGCATCGTCGGGCCGCGCCCCCACGCGGTTGCCCACAATGAGCTTTATCGCAAGGTAATCAAGGGCTACATGATCCGCCACAAGGTCAAGCCAGGCATCACAGGCTGGGCGCAGGTCAATGGCTACCGGGGCGAAACGGATACTGTGGACAAGATGCAGAAGCGCGTCGACTACGATCTCGAATACCTGCGCACCTGGTCGATCGGCATGGATTTGTGGATCATTGTCAAAACCGTTCTCGTCGTCTTCCGTGACAAACATGCTTACTAG
- a CDS encoding biopolymer transporter ExbD, whose translation MQVQEELQAYDDINVTPMLDLAYVLLVIFIIMTTASVQGVKVELPKTKNTASLAKPGTKAVTISERGDIFLDAYPVTLEVLGQRIDQLKGGNPSLPIVVKGDGKAHYGKVMAVLELLKSHDITDVGLVTVRAK comes from the coding sequence ATGCAGGTTCAGGAAGAACTCCAGGCCTATGACGATATCAACGTCACGCCCATGCTCGATCTGGCTTATGTGCTGCTGGTCATCTTCATCATCATGACCACGGCCTCGGTACAGGGCGTCAAGGTCGAGTTGCCGAAGACTAAGAACACCGCCAGTCTCGCCAAGCCGGGGACCAAGGCGGTCACCATCTCGGAGCGGGGTGATATTTTTCTTGACGCCTATCCGGTAACTCTGGAGGTCCTCGGTCAGCGCATCGATCAGCTCAAGGGCGGCAACCCGTCCCTGCCCATAGTCGTCAAGGGCGATGGTAAGGCACATTACGGCAAGGTTATGGCCGTCCTTGAACTGCTCAAGTCGCACGATATTACGGATGTCGGGCTGGTCACGGTGAGAGCCAAATAG
- a CDS encoding biopolymer transporter ExbD codes for MHVQTETKPYDSINVTPMLDLAYVLLVIFIIMTTASVQGLNINLPKPSNKPSTVKKEMRIVQVMPGGRLLLNGAGVSMPQLESLLTALHSRDPEFSLVVKGDPEADYANVVEIIDLAGRLNISNLGLVTARIGT; via the coding sequence ATGCACGTTCAAACCGAAACCAAACCCTACGACAGCATTAACGTCACGCCGATGCTCGATCTCGCCTATGTGCTGCTGGTCATCTTCATCATCATGACCACGGCCTCGGTGCAGGGTCTCAACATCAACCTGCCCAAGCCAAGCAACAAGCCGAGTACGGTCAAGAAGGAAATGCGCATTGTCCAGGTCATGCCGGGCGGCCGCCTGCTGCTCAATGGCGCCGGGGTCTCGATGCCGCAGCTTGAGTCGCTGCTGACGGCCCTCCACAGCCGTGATCCCGAGTTCTCGCTGGTCGTCAAGGGCGATCCCGAAGCCGATTATGCCAATGTCGTGGAAATTATCGACCTGGCCGGACGCCTCAATATCTCAAACCTCGGTCTGGTCACCGCCAGGATAGGAACCTGA
- a CDS encoding GDP-mannose mannosyl hydrolase produces MLDKADFLSVIDRTPLVAVDLIIVRDLKEVLLGLRKNRPAQGYWFVPGGRIFKNEKINDALIRVADSELGLGDALRRGEFNLRPMGSFEHFYPDCFAGNDAISTHYVVLGHRLDVPRGFDLLGIDEQHAEFRWWPVDEARDAAGVHRFTKDYLGSADFVLPTRRAETQ; encoded by the coding sequence TGTCGGTAATTGATCGGACGCCGCTGGTAGCGGTCGACCTGATTATTGTTCGCGATTTGAAGGAGGTTCTGCTCGGCTTGCGCAAGAATCGTCCGGCCCAGGGTTACTGGTTCGTTCCCGGCGGACGGATATTCAAGAACGAGAAGATCAACGATGCGCTGATCCGGGTGGCCGATAGCGAGCTTGGCCTGGGCGATGCCCTTCGCCGAGGGGAGTTCAACCTGCGGCCGATGGGCAGTTTCGAGCACTTTTACCCCGATTGCTTCGCCGGCAACGACGCGATTTCAACCCATTACGTGGTACTTGGGCACCGTCTCGATGTGCCGAGAGGGTTCGATCTGCTAGGCATTGATGAACAACATGCAGAATTTCGCTGGTGGCCCGTTGACGAAGCGCGTGATGCAGCAGGGGTGCATCGCTTCACCAAAGATTATTTGGGGTCAGCGGATTTCGTTTTGCCTACCAGGCGAGCAGAAACCCAATAA
- a CDS encoding FxDxF family PEP-CTERM protein, whose amino-acid sequence MFSKTVRSSLAKALGLFAVAVTLHSGQAAADTYNVGALPQAQPYTQAVTHYGSFADTFTFHLNTISDIAGSASILNLDLGGSPILHIDSLFLSLFNAVAPDTAIAGASANFFASGLGAGDYLVKVTGNANGQAGGSYLAGFYSVVAAAVPEPEQWFMLLSGLVAVGVGSRRKYV is encoded by the coding sequence ATGTTTTCAAAAACCGTTCGTTCGTCCCTTGCCAAGGCGCTTGGCCTTTTTGCCGTTGCCGTTACCCTGCATTCCGGCCAGGCCGCTGCCGATACCTATAATGTCGGCGCGCTGCCGCAGGCGCAGCCCTATACACAAGCCGTGACTCACTACGGCTCGTTCGCCGATACCTTCACTTTCCATCTGAACACCATCAGCGATATTGCCGGGTCTGCATCCATTCTTAATCTGGATCTCGGCGGTTCGCCGATTCTGCATATCGACAGCCTGTTCCTGTCGCTGTTTAACGCGGTTGCTCCCGATACCGCGATTGCCGGCGCTAGCGCGAACTTTTTCGCATCCGGCCTGGGGGCGGGTGACTACTTGGTGAAAGTTACCGGCAACGCCAATGGTCAGGCTGGTGGCAGCTATCTGGCGGGGTTCTATTCTGTCGTTGCGGCGGCAGTTCCCGAACCGGAGCAATGGTTCATGCTGCTGTCCGGCCTGGTCGCCGTAGGCGTGGGGTCACGCCGTAAGTACGTCTGA
- a CDS encoding CAAX prenyl protease-related protein — translation MNSLPRLGPVLARSIPFGLYIAFLAAGPWFAPHFPDARWIYALQIGAVAAALGLLLPQFGELRCSLRNALDDWPAALLVGVAIFILWINLDQAWASLGDPTGYDPRDATGAIDWRLALLRVVGAALVVPLMEELFWRSCIMRWIERADFLGLPPGKVGWRGLIISSTLFGSEHSLWLAGIVAGLVYGWLYMRRGNLWTAVIAHGVTNFLLGIWVLYTGNWQFW, via the coding sequence ATGAATTCACTTCCTCGCCTTGGTCCGGTGCTGGCCCGGAGTATCCCCTTCGGCCTCTATATCGCCTTTCTCGCCGCCGGGCCCTGGTTTGCGCCGCATTTTCCCGATGCGCGTTGGATCTATGCCCTGCAGATTGGTGCCGTGGCGGCTGCACTCGGTCTGCTGCTGCCGCAGTTTGGTGAATTGCGCTGCAGCTTGCGCAACGCCCTGGATGACTGGCCGGCAGCACTGCTGGTTGGCGTTGCCATATTCATTTTGTGGATCAATCTTGATCAGGCATGGGCGAGCCTGGGCGACCCCACCGGCTATGATCCACGTGATGCTACCGGAGCCATCGACTGGCGGCTGGCGCTCTTGCGCGTGGTCGGTGCGGCACTGGTGGTGCCGCTCATGGAGGAACTGTTTTGGCGTTCCTGCATCATGCGCTGGATAGAGCGGGCGGATTTTCTGGGTCTGCCGCCTGGCAAGGTTGGGTGGCGCGGGCTGATCATCTCGTCGACTCTCTTCGGCAGCGAACATTCGCTCTGGCTGGCCGGCATTGTCGCCGGTCTGGTCTACGGATGGCTGTACATGCGGCGGGGCAATTTATGGACGGCGGTCATAGCCCATGGGGTGACTAATTTTCTGCTCGGGATCTGGGTGCTTTACACCGGCAACTGGCAGTTCTGGTAA
- a CDS encoding putative porin, with protein sequence MRPIPTPPTKISCAVLAAMIVLGTPMVAKAAESSPDAQREMREQIKRELRAEMKAEMVDEIRRQIMAELAASGVVATALTAATQSPAATAGVPADASKGRVVRVPYIPESMKREIREQLKGEVLAQAKEERWGNPGALPEWLDRFTFEGDVRLREDSIRLGQSNTRSGSLAGNTSGLSPSLLPGLTRGADLAGNVDNVNTTEDFNRTRLRLRFGAAAKVSDSVTAGFRLATGITTGPTSTNQTMGQGFNKYSLVLDRGYLTLQPTSWLSLTGGRIANPFFSTDLVWADDLSFEGVAASASVPFSSRLRGFASVGWFPLRTDNPLQTKSRDLTGVQAGLKWHLASATDLKVAAALYDYRGIAGAIETDARYNLGNPVPDYGTRYEYPSSMRQRGNTLFTVNANTDYILPAYWGLASEFREFNLTGSLDIANFDPVHIVLTGDYVRNLAFDRSRIAARTGYTITDGKDSGYLGKIGVGYQTTYTPGSWNVSLAYRWLGSDAVVDAYTNSDFGLGGTNSKGYILGGSYGIYKNTWVSGRLMASQLIDSMAPKISSTATSTKLSVDLLQVELNSRF encoded by the coding sequence ATGCGACCTATTCCTACGCCCCCGACCAAAATTTCCTGTGCCGTGCTCGCCGCCATGATCGTTCTTGGCACGCCGATGGTTGCCAAGGCGGCCGAGTCATCCCCGGATGCCCAGCGCGAAATGCGTGAGCAGATCAAGCGCGAGCTGCGTGCCGAGATGAAGGCGGAAATGGTCGACGAAATCCGTCGCCAGATCATGGCCGAACTTGCAGCCAGCGGAGTCGTTGCCACGGCCCTGACAGCGGCAACCCAGAGTCCGGCCGCAACTGCCGGTGTCCCGGCCGACGCGAGCAAGGGCCGCGTCGTACGCGTCCCCTACATCCCGGAATCGATGAAGCGCGAAATTCGCGAGCAGTTGAAGGGTGAAGTGCTGGCGCAGGCCAAGGAAGAGCGCTGGGGCAACCCCGGTGCCCTGCCGGAATGGCTGGATCGCTTCACGTTCGAGGGCGATGTGCGATTGCGCGAGGATTCCATCCGGCTCGGGCAGAGCAATACACGTTCAGGCAGCCTGGCGGGTAATACTTCCGGCTTGAGTCCTTCGCTTCTCCCCGGCCTGACGCGCGGCGCTGATCTGGCCGGCAATGTGGACAACGTGAATACGACTGAAGATTTCAATCGTACCCGCCTGCGTCTCAGGTTTGGTGCGGCGGCCAAGGTTTCCGATTCGGTCACAGCTGGGTTTCGTCTTGCCACCGGTATTACCACCGGCCCGACGTCTACCAATCAGACCATGGGGCAGGGGTTCAACAAGTACTCGCTGGTTCTCGATCGGGGCTACCTTACCTTGCAGCCGACTTCGTGGCTCAGCCTGACGGGCGGCCGTATCGCCAATCCTTTTTTCAGTACCGATCTGGTTTGGGCTGATGACCTGAGTTTTGAAGGTGTGGCAGCAAGTGCCTCCGTTCCTTTCTCTTCAAGACTCCGCGGCTTCGCCTCGGTTGGCTGGTTCCCCTTGCGTACTGACAATCCGCTACAGACCAAGTCTCGTGACCTGACCGGCGTACAGGCTGGTCTGAAGTGGCATCTTGCATCGGCGACCGATCTCAAGGTCGCGGCGGCACTGTATGACTATCGTGGGATAGCTGGCGCAATTGAAACCGATGCCCGCTATAACCTTGGCAATCCCGTTCCCGACTACGGCACACGCTATGAATATCCGAGCAGCATGCGGCAGCGGGGAAATACCTTGTTTACCGTAAATGCCAATACGGACTATATTTTGCCTGCCTACTGGGGCCTCGCCTCCGAGTTCCGCGAATTCAATCTGACCGGTTCGCTGGATATCGCCAACTTTGACCCTGTACATATTGTCTTGACCGGCGATTACGTGCGGAATCTGGCTTTCGATCGCAGCAGGATCGCAGCTAGAACCGGCTATACCATTACGGACGGCAAGGATTCAGGCTATCTCGGCAAGATTGGCGTCGGATACCAGACCACCTATACGCCGGGCAGTTGGAATGTCTCGCTGGCTTATCGCTGGCTCGGCAGCGATGCTGTGGTCGATGCTTATACCAACTCTGACTTCGGTCTGGGTGGCACCAATTCCAAGGGCTACATCCTCGGTGGCAGCTATGGAATCTACAAGAACACATGGGTGTCGGGCCGTCTGATGGCCTCGCAGCTGATCGACTCGATGGCGCCGAAAATTTCGTCGACGGCAACGTCCACCAAGCTTTCAGTCGACCTGCTCCAGGTCGAGCTGAATTCGAGGTTTTAA
- the epsL gene encoding XrtB/PEP-CTERM-associated polysaccharide biosynthesis outer membrane protein EpsL has protein sequence MHSNPPRWRTLPLLLLLLASGVSADEADAFNIFGGSTVVFDDNIFRLAPGTSAKAVFGTDQRSDVIRTSFVGGSFDKLIGRQRLKLDMTLNSVNFSRFSQLNNTGGNISGAVNWQLTDDLTGTVGKSRNRSMPGYRDQRTLVKNILSVDNEYLNADLRLQPSWHLEAMTSQVASSYSAEANKISNNTVDSYTLGVRYTPASGNYIRLKNTWSTGQYPNQQFVSGALVDNGFSQTDAALEMLWVPSGASRLNGLLAHTERTHQNVPQRNFSGWTGNASWAWSLTGKLTMVSSFRREIGAQNELLSSYALTDAYNLASIWTPSTKTSVRLSYERATRNFLGDPVAVLSFLTKRSDKIETFSLTASYQPFRNLNLSLSAIQEKRESNYANLNYDDNILMGSAQYTF, from the coding sequence ATGCATTCCAATCCCCCCCGCTGGCGTACGCTGCCTTTACTGCTTCTTCTGCTGGCCTCCGGGGTGAGTGCAGATGAGGCGGATGCCTTCAATATCTTTGGCGGCAGCACGGTCGTTTTCGACGACAATATCTTCCGGCTAGCACCTGGCACTAGTGCCAAGGCGGTTTTTGGCACTGATCAGCGCAGCGATGTCATTCGTACCAGCTTTGTCGGCGGAAGTTTTGACAAGTTGATCGGCCGGCAGCGTCTGAAGCTGGACATGACCTTGAACAGTGTGAATTTCTCCCGGTTCTCCCAGCTCAACAATACCGGGGGAAATATTAGCGGGGCCGTTAACTGGCAGCTAACCGATGACCTGACCGGTACGGTCGGCAAGAGTCGCAATCGCTCGATGCCGGGTTATCGCGATCAGCGCACGCTGGTCAAGAATATTCTCAGTGTCGACAACGAGTACTTGAACGCTGATCTGCGCCTGCAACCCTCGTGGCATCTGGAGGCGATGACCAGTCAGGTGGCGAGCAGTTACAGTGCCGAGGCAAACAAGATATCGAATAACACGGTTGATTCATACACTCTGGGTGTTCGCTACACGCCGGCCAGCGGCAACTACATCCGTCTCAAAAATACCTGGAGTACCGGGCAGTATCCGAACCAGCAGTTCGTGTCCGGCGCACTGGTCGATAACGGCTTCTCGCAGACCGACGCCGCCCTTGAAATGTTGTGGGTGCCAAGCGGGGCGAGCCGGCTGAACGGACTTCTGGCCCATACCGAGCGAACGCATCAGAACGTACCGCAGCGTAACTTCTCCGGATGGACGGGTAATGCCAGTTGGGCCTGGAGTCTGACCGGGAAATTGACGATGGTCAGCAGCTTCCGGCGCGAAATCGGGGCACAAAATGAACTTCTATCGAGTTATGCGCTGACAGATGCCTACAATCTTGCTTCAATCTGGACACCTTCAACGAAGACGTCTGTGCGCCTGAGTTACGAGCGGGCAACCCGCAATTTTCTGGGTGATCCGGTTGCCGTATTGAGTTTTCTCACCAAGCGGTCAGACAAGATTGAAACGTTTTCTCTGACCGCGAGCTACCAGCCTTTCCGCAACCTCAACCTCAGCCTGTCGGCCATCCAGGAGAAGCGGGAATCGAACTACGCCAATCTCAACTATGACGACAATATCCTGATGGGAAGCGCCCAATACACCTTCTGA
- a CDS encoding VanZ family protein → MLTRLGAARLAGWAAAASALSILILGSTPIAIGLFVPPWDKAAHFIAYFTIGCFVALGFGCRRPLLGLMLTIGLGAIDKSLQFFEPGRMPELADLLADAAGAGGSVLLASRASITTDAD, encoded by the coding sequence ATGCTTACTAGATTGGGAGCGGCCAGGCTTGCTGGCTGGGCTGCCGCGGCATCTGCCCTGAGCATTCTGATCCTCGGTTCGACGCCTATTGCCATTGGCCTGTTCGTGCCGCCTTGGGACAAGGCAGCCCATTTCATCGCTTATTTCACCATCGGTTGTTTCGTCGCCCTCGGCTTTGGATGTCGTCGCCCGCTGCTAGGATTGATGTTGACCATCGGACTGGGCGCCATTGACAAATCTCTGCAATTTTTCGAGCCAGGAAGAATGCCCGAGTTGGCCGACCTGCTGGCTGATGCGGCCGGTGCCGGGGGGTCTGTCCTGCTCGCCAGTCGCGCTTCAATCACCACCGATGCGGACTGA
- a CDS encoding trypsin-like serine protease, with protein sequence MQTEHRLNQWLVAAAFPLLVASLPAHALMAGASPDSPGARVDPNTFSSPFAGVGSLSIGSSTYSGTLIAPGYVLTAAHVASGVAASDIVFNLNVGGNLTQQIGASAVYVNPGYTSFSSTHPADGDLAIIRLAQDAIAGTPSYSLYRGDLAAGTTLTLVGYGDSGNGDTGITSAFANPSVKRVGENNADFFAARVDGSIAKAIYYFDFDGPSAATNIIGGRTLGNSLETSLASGDSGSPAFVRDASGNWLLAGVNTFRFGTTTSFGNGGGGQLIAPYANWIDSVMAPVPEPSPASMLLSALGLLGVVALRGRRD encoded by the coding sequence ATGCAAACCGAGCACCGACTCAACCAATGGCTTGTCGCCGCCGCCTTTCCTTTGCTCGTCGCGAGCCTGCCGGCCCACGCACTGATGGCTGGGGCATCGCCTGACTCGCCAGGTGCCCGCGTCGACCCCAACACCTTTTCCTCCCCTTTTGCCGGCGTCGGCAGCCTCTCAATCGGCAGCAGCACTTACTCAGGAACCCTTATCGCACCTGGCTATGTGCTTACGGCAGCCCATGTCGCCAGCGGTGTCGCGGCATCCGATATCGTGTTTAACCTGAACGTCGGTGGCAACCTGACCCAGCAGATCGGAGCCAGCGCCGTCTACGTAAATCCGGGCTATACCAGTTTCAGCAGCACCCATCCGGCCGATGGCGACCTGGCCATCATCAGGCTGGCTCAGGATGCAATAGCCGGCACACCCAGCTACTCACTGTATCGCGGCGACCTGGCGGCCGGCACCACCCTAACCCTAGTCGGATACGGCGATAGCGGTAATGGCGACACCGGCATCACCTCAGCCTTTGCCAATCCCTCGGTCAAACGCGTCGGCGAAAACAATGCCGACTTCTTTGCGGCACGAGTTGATGGCAGCATCGCCAAGGCCATCTATTATTTCGATTTTGACGGCCCCTCAGCCGCCACCAACATCATCGGTGGCAGAACGCTCGGCAACAGCCTGGAAACCTCGTTGGCCAGCGGCGACTCGGGTAGCCCTGCCTTTGTTCGGGATGCCAGCGGGAACTGGCTTCTCGCCGGGGTCAATACCTTTCGTTTTGGCACCACGACAAGCTTCGGCAATGGCGGCGGCGGGCAATTGATCGCCCCCTACGCCAACTGGATCGACAGTGTCATGGCACCGGTCCCCGAACCTTCACCCGCCAGCATGCTGCTCTCTGCCCTCGGCCTGCTCGGCGTTGTCGCGTTGCGCGGCCGCCGCGACTAG
- a CDS encoding lytic transglycosylase domain-containing protein: protein MSAPLTSGQVWAGANADPAPYRLKLATPEVYRMQLPATAATTVLPHDTSVREAAAREHLDAELLHAVMATESGHQANAVSPAGAIGLMQLMPATAKRFGVINPLSPSENIKGGAAYLRQLLNRFDQDLNLALAAYNAGEGTVEAHGRKIPPFAETRRYVPAVTSRYRELKKESNPYRLDQARAPLPELPVAGVKHPDPEQKISHPMGYDRRP, encoded by the coding sequence TTGTCAGCGCCTCTCACCAGCGGCCAGGTCTGGGCCGGGGCTAATGCTGACCCGGCGCCATACCGCCTCAAACTGGCCACCCCGGAAGTCTATCGGATGCAGTTGCCCGCCACGGCCGCGACGACCGTGCTACCCCATGACACATCAGTCAGGGAAGCTGCGGCCCGCGAGCATCTCGATGCCGAACTCCTGCACGCCGTCATGGCCACCGAATCCGGCCATCAGGCCAATGCCGTATCGCCGGCCGGGGCCATCGGTCTGATGCAGTTGATGCCCGCCACCGCGAAGCGCTTCGGGGTCATCAACCCGCTCTCCCCGAGTGAAAACATCAAGGGTGGTGCCGCCTATTTGCGTCAGCTCCTGAACCGCTTCGATCAGGACCTGAACCTCGCGCTCGCCGCCTACAATGCCGGCGAAGGCACCGTCGAAGCACACGGCCGAAAGATTCCCCCCTTTGCCGAAACCCGGCGCTACGTTCCGGCGGTGACCAGTCGCTACCGCGAACTGAAGAAGGAGTCCAATCCCTACCGCCTTGATCAGGCCAGGGCACCCTTACCAGAACTGCCAGTTGCCGGTGTAAAGCACCCAGATCCCGAGCAGAAAATTAGTCACCCCATGGGCTATGACCGCCGTCCATAA
- a CDS encoding PEP-CTERM sorting domain-containing protein has product MNHRNQLLRLAPAALLVLSCVGQAHASTPLAYLTIDGADANGNAMEWRENMSGLISVDASGNIALRQGSTNEIYRNTATDQDFWQWTANANGSGSWNWHTFQTAGAAGDPLAVVSLDKIIGHGDPDLSYGFYAKNNTNSTQTYTLTIGESITPPTYGPTTVYADIGASLTNPSGNLTFAPVSGHIQQFMLSSDGGLSFVNAGVDVGGTFTTSTTGTSSYLAQSQPLSGPTPTNPATEWNFMQLVTRFTLSPNNDIASVSGFASINPVPEPSSYLMMFAGLCLLGGMTARNSGSGRNR; this is encoded by the coding sequence ATGAATCATCGAAATCAGCTTTTGCGACTTGCCCCAGCGGCTCTTCTGGTTCTCTCTTGCGTGGGTCAGGCCCATGCATCAACGCCGCTGGCCTATTTGACCATTGACGGGGCCGATGCAAACGGTAACGCAATGGAATGGCGGGAAAACATGTCCGGCCTGATCAGCGTCGACGCCAGCGGCAATATCGCCCTGCGTCAGGGATCGACCAACGAGATCTATCGCAACACGGCGACCGATCAGGATTTTTGGCAATGGACGGCAAACGCCAACGGCAGTGGCTCCTGGAACTGGCATACCTTCCAGACCGCTGGCGCTGCTGGTGACCCGCTTGCCGTTGTCAGCCTGGACAAAATCATTGGCCATGGCGACCCCGATCTTTCCTACGGTTTCTATGCCAAGAACAACACCAACAGCACCCAGACATACACCTTGACCATTGGCGAGTCGATCACGCCGCCGACCTACGGCCCGACCACGGTCTACGCCGATATTGGGGCCTCGCTGACCAATCCCAGTGGCAACCTGACCTTTGCCCCGGTTTCCGGCCACATCCAGCAGTTCATGCTGTCCAGCGACGGCGGCCTGAGCTTCGTCAATGCCGGCGTCGATGTTGGTGGCACCTTCACGACCAGTACCACGGGAACCAGCTCCTATCTGGCGCAATCCCAGCCCCTGAGCGGCCCGACACCGACCAACCCGGCCACCGAGTGGAACTTCATGCAACTCGTCACCCGGTTCACGCTCTCGCCGAACAACGACATCGCCTCGGTATCCGGTTTCGCCTCGATCAATCCGGTGCCGGAACCTTCCTCCTACCTGATGATGTTTGCCGGTCTTTGCCTGCTTGGCGGGATGACTGCACGCAACAGCGGCTCTGGTCGCAATCGCTGA